The following are encoded together in the Dyella terrae genome:
- a CDS encoding cation:proton antiporter — protein sequence MTLDLGLLLVCILGVGFLAQWLAWRVRLPAILFLLLAGILMGPVAGVLNPDKLLRPLLFPVASLAVSVILFEGSLTLRFSELREIGGAVRGLVTYGAVIAVFMLGVAAHYFAGLSWEVALLFGALTCVTGPTVIAPMLRTVRPNARIANTLRWEGIVIDPLGALFGVLVYEAIVSRHQGHTIGVFLAVVASGVVVGLLAAWVLASLLRRQMIPEYLQNYGTLVAVVLAFSLSNAITHESGLLTVTIMGIALGNMRDVHIDDILDFKENLTTLLVSTLFILLAARLSWPLPDGMLWSGIAIFLVAQLIVRPVTAVIASIGSALNWRERALIAWVAPRGIVAAAVSALFALKLEALGMPGAKALVPLVFILIIGTVVLQSATARPLARWLKVAEPDPAGVLIYGADQASRVVARALTDAGFHVIVADEQWNDIRQARMDGLQTFFGFPASSYAERHLDLTGIGRLLAMSIHRERNALACVYYRQEFGRGKVYRLGHEDGQTTGGRVQLGGDLGAPALFEAEMTHERFLERLAEGWRIKSTRLTTTFDWPNFIEQYGSPTVLLFGVEEKGALRVASVKRELEPRAGWTVIALVPPEATS from the coding sequence ATGACACTCGATCTTGGACTGCTGCTGGTTTGCATTCTGGGTGTCGGTTTCCTCGCCCAGTGGCTGGCCTGGCGAGTGAGATTGCCGGCGATCCTGTTCCTGCTGCTTGCTGGCATCCTGATGGGCCCCGTCGCGGGCGTGCTGAACCCGGACAAATTGCTGAGACCTTTGCTGTTTCCCGTGGCATCGCTGGCGGTGTCGGTGATTCTGTTCGAAGGCAGCCTGACGTTGCGCTTCAGCGAACTGCGCGAAATTGGCGGCGCCGTACGCGGCTTGGTGACGTACGGTGCGGTGATCGCGGTGTTCATGCTCGGCGTGGCCGCGCATTACTTCGCGGGGCTGAGCTGGGAAGTCGCGTTGCTGTTCGGCGCACTGACCTGTGTGACCGGCCCGACGGTGATTGCGCCGATGCTGCGCACCGTGCGCCCCAACGCACGCATTGCAAACACGCTGCGCTGGGAAGGCATCGTGATCGATCCGCTGGGCGCCCTGTTCGGCGTGCTGGTGTACGAAGCCATCGTGTCCCGCCATCAAGGGCACACCATCGGGGTGTTCCTTGCCGTGGTCGCCAGCGGAGTCGTGGTGGGCTTGTTGGCGGCGTGGGTGCTCGCTTCCCTGCTGCGCCGGCAGATGATCCCGGAGTACCTGCAGAACTACGGCACGCTTGTTGCCGTGGTGCTGGCCTTTTCGCTATCGAATGCCATCACGCACGAATCGGGCTTGTTGACCGTCACGATCATGGGCATCGCGCTCGGCAACATGCGTGACGTGCACATCGATGACATCCTCGATTTCAAGGAAAACCTGACCACGCTGCTGGTGTCCACGCTGTTTATTCTGCTGGCGGCTCGCCTGAGCTGGCCGCTGCCGGACGGCATGCTGTGGTCGGGCATCGCCATCTTTTTGGTGGCGCAACTGATCGTGCGCCCAGTGACAGCTGTGATCGCCAGCATAGGCAGCGCGTTGAACTGGCGCGAGCGTGCCTTGATTGCATGGGTAGCGCCGCGTGGCATCGTGGCGGCGGCGGTATCGGCCTTGTTCGCGCTGAAGCTGGAGGCGCTGGGCATGCCCGGTGCAAAGGCGTTGGTGCCCCTGGTCTTCATACTGATCATTGGCACGGTGGTGTTGCAAAGCGCGACAGCCCGTCCGTTGGCACGCTGGCTGAAGGTTGCTGAGCCCGATCCGGCCGGCGTGCTCATCTACGGTGCTGACCAGGCTTCCCGTGTGGTGGCGCGTGCCCTGACGGATGCTGGATTCCACGTGATCGTGGCGGACGAGCAGTGGAATGACATCAGGCAGGCGCGTATGGACGGGCTGCAAACGTTCTTCGGCTTCCCCGCGTCGTCGTATGCCGAGCGTCATCTAGATCTCACGGGCATCGGCCGACTGCTGGCCATGTCGATCCACCGCGAGCGCAATGCCCTGGCCTGCGTGTACTACCGCCAGGAATTTGGGCGCGGCAAGGTATACCGGCTTGGCCATGAAGACGGCCAGACGACGGGCGGACGCGTGCAGCTCGGCGGTGATCTTGGCGCCCCGGCATTGTTCGAGGCAGAGATGACACACGAGCGCTTTCTGGAGCGCCTTGCGGAAGGTTGGCGCATCAAATCGACGCGCCTGACGACAACGTTCGACTGGCCGAACTTCATCGAGCAATACGGTTCGCCGACGGTGTTGCTGTTCGGCGTCGAGGAGAAAGGCGCGTTGCGCGTGGCGTCCGTGAAGCGCGAGTTGGAGCCGCGTGCTGGCTGGACGGTGATCGCGCTGGTGCCGCCAGAGGCGACGTCGTAG
- a CDS encoding LysR family transcriptional regulator, with protein sequence MPSEPLNKQKKSRSAVTKRRTPANGRADEPGRFYYKGNRQKQMRAFVYTVKLGTLTRAAEALFLSQPTVSLQLQALERELGVSLLERRRRRINLTDAGEALYELARPLVEGWEHLDRDFHAKVKGLQGGRLTIAAGSSTIQYLLPDLVRRYRERFPEVQLQLANVTGKDGLALLRADEADFAVGSMLDVPNDIAWAPVHHYDPMLIMPPDHPLAAKATVTLQDLSPYGLILPPQRLSTYRLVDLVFQQQQVPYRVAIEVGGWDVIKEYVAMGLGISIVTGICITEADRGRLAVRNMKQYFPPRSYGVVMRKGKFLSAEARAFIDLVKPGLLTHRDYDESGHSER encoded by the coding sequence ATGCCCTCAGAGCCCCTGAACAAGCAGAAAAAATCACGCTCCGCGGTGACCAAACGCCGTACGCCAGCGAATGGTCGGGCCGATGAACCGGGGCGTTTCTATTACAAGGGCAACCGGCAGAAGCAGATGCGGGCCTTCGTCTATACGGTGAAGCTGGGCACGCTGACGCGCGCCGCGGAGGCTCTCTTTCTGTCTCAGCCCACCGTGAGCCTTCAGCTTCAGGCGCTGGAGCGGGAGCTGGGTGTGAGCCTGTTGGAGCGTCGCCGACGTCGCATCAACCTCACCGACGCGGGCGAGGCGCTCTACGAACTGGCGCGTCCGCTGGTGGAAGGCTGGGAACACCTCGATCGCGACTTCCACGCCAAGGTGAAGGGCCTGCAGGGTGGGAGGCTGACCATCGCAGCGGGTAGCTCAACCATCCAGTATCTGTTGCCCGATCTGGTTCGTCGCTATCGCGAGCGCTTTCCCGAAGTGCAGTTACAACTGGCCAATGTGACCGGCAAGGACGGCTTGGCGCTATTGCGTGCGGACGAAGCGGACTTCGCCGTGGGCTCCATGCTCGACGTGCCTAACGACATCGCGTGGGCGCCGGTGCATCACTACGACCCGATGCTGATCATGCCGCCCGACCATCCGCTGGCGGCCAAGGCTACGGTGACCTTGCAGGATCTCTCGCCGTACGGCCTGATCCTTCCGCCGCAGCGCCTATCGACGTATCGGCTAGTGGATCTCGTGTTCCAGCAGCAACAGGTGCCGTACCGCGTCGCCATCGAAGTGGGCGGTTGGGACGTGATCAAGGAATACGTGGCGATGGGCTTGGGCATCTCCATCGTCACCGGTATCTGCATCACCGAGGCAGACCGTGGACGTTTGGCCGTCCGCAATATGAAGCAGTACTTCCCACCGCGAAGCTACGGCGTGGTGATGCGCAAAGGCAAATTCCTCAGCGCGGAAGCGAGGGCTTTCATCGATCTGGTGAAGCCGGGCTTGTTGACCCATCGCGACTACGACGAGTCGGGTCACTCGGAACGCTGA
- a CDS encoding recombinase family protein, whose translation MARSILDLSKIADQLKKKGVALKVLDQAIDTSTSEGMLMFSLLGAFAQFENDIRAERQMDGIAKAKEKGVAFGRKRALTPEQCKRIRTLREEENFSVPQLATRFNVGPATIYRALQEAVERQT comes from the coding sequence ATGGCACGGTCTATCTTGGATCTTTCAAAGATTGCCGATCAGCTCAAGAAAAAGGGTGTTGCCTTAAAAGTCTTGGATCAGGCTATCGATACCAGCACCTCGGAAGGAATGCTGATGTTCAGCCTGCTCGGAGCGTTCGCTCAATTTGAGAACGATATTCGCGCGGAACGGCAGATGGATGGCATCGCAAAAGCTAAGGAAAAAGGGGTGGCCTTTGGACGAAAGAGAGCCCTGACGCCCGAACAATGCAAGCGGATCAGGACGCTGCGTGAAGAGGAGAACTTCTCCGTTCCCCAGCTAGCGACACGGTTCAATGTCGGACCTGCAACGATCTATAGGGCGCTTCAGGAGGCAGTTGAGCGACAGACTTGA
- the aceA gene encoding isocitrate lyase, whose amino-acid sequence MKNTLPTAEQIALDWTNNPRWSGIQRNYSAEDVARLRGTVPVEHSLARRGAERLWKSLHKEDFVNALGALTGNQAMQQVKAGLQAIYLSGWQVAADANVAGEMYPDQSLYPANSVPLVVKRINNTLLRADQLHHAEGQNDIDWMVPIVADAEAGFGGVLNAFELMKAMIEAGASGVHFEDQLASVKKCGHMGGKVLVPTREAVDKLNAARLAADVLGVPTLIVARTDADAADLLTSDIDENDKPFVTGERTVEGFFRVRPGLDQAISRGLAYAPYADLVWCETSKPNLDEARKFAEAIHAKYPGKMLAYNCSPSFNWKKNLDDATIAKFQRELGAMGYKFQFITLAGFHSLNYGMFDLAYGYARRQMSAFVELQEKEFAAAERGFTAVKHQREVGTGYFDAVTQAIQQGQSSTTALKGSTEEAQFHASRQASAA is encoded by the coding sequence ATGAAGAACACGCTGCCCACCGCCGAACAGATCGCGCTCGACTGGACCAACAATCCTCGCTGGAGCGGCATCCAGCGCAACTACAGCGCGGAGGATGTGGCGCGTCTGCGCGGTACCGTGCCCGTGGAGCATTCGCTGGCCCGTCGCGGCGCGGAACGCCTGTGGAAGTCGCTGCACAAGGAAGATTTCGTCAATGCACTCGGCGCGCTCACCGGCAACCAGGCCATGCAGCAGGTGAAGGCCGGCCTGCAGGCCATCTATCTGAGCGGCTGGCAGGTGGCGGCCGATGCGAACGTGGCTGGCGAGATGTATCCCGACCAGTCGCTGTATCCCGCGAACTCCGTGCCGCTAGTGGTCAAGCGCATCAACAACACACTGCTGCGCGCGGACCAGTTGCATCATGCGGAAGGGCAGAACGATATCGACTGGATGGTGCCGATCGTCGCCGACGCGGAAGCTGGCTTCGGCGGCGTGCTCAACGCGTTCGAGTTGATGAAGGCGATGATCGAGGCAGGCGCGTCCGGTGTTCATTTTGAAGATCAGCTCGCCTCGGTGAAGAAGTGCGGCCACATGGGCGGCAAGGTGCTGGTGCCGACGCGCGAAGCGGTGGACAAGCTCAACGCGGCGCGCCTCGCCGCTGACGTGCTCGGCGTGCCCACGCTGATCGTGGCGCGAACCGATGCCGATGCAGCTGATCTGCTCACCTCTGACATCGACGAGAACGACAAGCCGTTCGTCACCGGCGAGCGCACCGTCGAGGGCTTCTTCCGCGTGCGTCCCGGCCTGGATCAAGCGATCAGCCGTGGCCTTGCCTACGCGCCGTACGCCGATCTCGTGTGGTGCGAGACCAGCAAGCCCAACCTGGACGAAGCACGCAAATTTGCCGAAGCCATCCACGCCAAGTATCCAGGCAAGATGCTGGCCTACAACTGCTCGCCAAGCTTCAACTGGAAGAAAAACCTCGATGACGCCACCATCGCGAAGTTCCAGAGGGAACTAGGCGCCATGGGCTACAAGTTCCAGTTCATCACGCTCGCCGGCTTCCACAGTCTTAACTACGGCATGTTCGATCTGGCTTATGGTTATGCCCGTCGCCAGATGAGCGCATTCGTGGAGCTGCAGGAGAAGGAATTCGCCGCCGCCGAACGCGGCTTCACCGCGGTGAAGCACCAGCGCGAAGTGGGCACGGGTTACTTCGACGCCGTGACACAGGCTATCCAGCAGGGGCAGTCGTCCACCACCGCGCTCAAGGGATCCACCGAAGAGGCACAGTTCCACGCCTCGCGTCAGGCCAGCGCGGCCTGA
- a CDS encoding 1-acyl-sn-glycerol-3-phosphate acyltransferase, translated as MNEHAFAPPAPPEAPKLNSRFWPWLARCLLRLSGWRLLGELPNVPKLIIIGAPHSSYWDGYYGLLMKIGLGVDINIMIKREVLDGPLGILLRPIGMIAINRSAALNVVGQMVKRFEEKDRMWLGITPEGTRKKVVHWKSGFLRIAHEANVPIQTLFLDYPTKTFTFGPVVHATDDHDADMVKIRALFTPYHGKHRNAND; from the coding sequence GTGAATGAGCATGCCTTTGCTCCCCCTGCCCCACCTGAGGCACCCAAGCTCAACAGCAGGTTCTGGCCGTGGCTCGCCCGTTGCCTGCTGCGCCTGTCTGGCTGGCGACTACTGGGCGAATTGCCGAACGTGCCTAAGCTGATCATCATCGGCGCCCCGCATTCGTCCTATTGGGACGGCTACTACGGCCTTCTGATGAAGATCGGCCTGGGCGTGGACATCAACATCATGATCAAGCGCGAAGTTCTCGATGGCCCGCTGGGCATCCTCCTCCGCCCCATTGGCATGATCGCGATCAACCGCAGCGCGGCACTGAATGTCGTTGGCCAGATGGTCAAGCGGTTCGAGGAAAAAGACCGCATGTGGCTGGGCATCACACCCGAAGGTACGCGCAAGAAGGTCGTGCACTGGAAGTCGGGCTTCCTGCGGATTGCGCACGAGGCCAACGTGCCGATCCAAACGCTGTTCCTCGACTATCCGACCAAGACGTTTACGTTCGGCCCGGTGGTTCACGCCACCGATGATCACGATGCCGACATGGTGAAAATCCGTGCATTGTTTACGCCTTATCACGGCAAGCATCGCAACGCGAACGACTAA
- the aceB gene encoding malate synthase A yields the protein MAVPKERIALSSAQVHGATRREHAAILTPEALAFLAELHRQFDARRLDLLTAREGRQAKYDAGELPDFRADTVAIREGNWTVAPIPLALRDRRVEITGPVERKMIINALNSGAKVFMADFEDSSAPTFANQIDGQINLRDAVNGSIEYTSPEGKHYRVNGNPAVLIVRPRGWHLPERHITVDDEPMAGALVDFGLFAFHNARTLQSRDRGPYFYLPKLQAMEEAALWDDVMAAAEAALDLPPDCMKATVLIETLPAVFQMHEILHALRGRVVGLNCGRWDYIFSYLKTFRSHRDRLLPDRSQVLMTVPFLKSYSELLIQTCHRRGAFAMGGMAAQIPIKGDDDANEAALAKVRADKLREVQAGHDGTWVAHPALVPVAQDVFDKYMPSPNQLNVARSDVKICRDQLIAPCSGTITRAGFDNNVEVALRYTASWLDGQGCVPIHHLMEDAATAEIARSQIWQWLHRGPLEFTDHAPIDFALFDHALIKHTHRLIESRGPYAHRAEQAAALLKQLTHADALGDFLTLAAYQQL from the coding sequence ATGGCCGTCCCCAAGGAACGCATCGCGCTCTCCTCGGCGCAGGTCCACGGCGCCACGCGCCGGGAGCATGCCGCCATCCTTACCCCCGAGGCGCTGGCCTTCCTGGCCGAGCTCCATCGCCAGTTCGATGCCCGACGTCTGGATCTGCTCACCGCCCGTGAGGGACGCCAGGCCAAGTACGACGCCGGCGAACTACCGGACTTCCGTGCCGACACCGTCGCCATTCGCGAGGGCAACTGGACGGTGGCACCGATTCCGCTGGCCCTGCGCGACCGACGCGTGGAAATCACTGGCCCGGTGGAACGCAAGATGATCATCAACGCGCTCAACTCCGGCGCGAAGGTGTTCATGGCGGACTTCGAGGATTCCTCGGCGCCCACCTTCGCCAACCAGATCGACGGCCAGATCAACCTGCGCGACGCGGTGAACGGATCGATCGAGTACACCTCGCCCGAGGGCAAGCACTACCGCGTCAACGGCAACCCGGCCGTGTTGATCGTGCGTCCACGCGGCTGGCACCTGCCGGAGCGCCACATCACCGTCGACGACGAACCCATGGCCGGCGCACTGGTGGACTTTGGCCTGTTTGCCTTCCACAACGCTCGCACGCTGCAATCCCGCGACCGCGGACCCTACTTCTACCTGCCCAAATTGCAGGCGATGGAAGAAGCCGCGTTGTGGGACGACGTGATGGCCGCCGCCGAAGCCGCGCTCGACCTGCCGCCCGATTGCATGAAGGCCACGGTGTTGATCGAAACGTTGCCGGCGGTGTTCCAGATGCACGAGATCCTGCATGCGTTGCGCGGCCGTGTGGTCGGCCTCAACTGCGGTCGCTGGGACTACATCTTTTCGTACCTCAAGACTTTCCGCAGCCATCGCGATCGACTGCTGCCCGACCGCAGCCAGGTGTTGATGACGGTGCCGTTCCTGAAGTCGTATTCGGAACTGCTGATCCAGACCTGTCATCGCCGTGGCGCGTTCGCCATGGGTGGCATGGCCGCGCAGATTCCGATCAAGGGCGACGACGACGCCAACGAGGCCGCGCTCGCCAAAGTGCGCGCCGACAAGCTGCGCGAAGTGCAGGCGGGCCATGACGGCACCTGGGTGGCGCATCCCGCGCTGGTACCGGTGGCGCAGGACGTGTTCGACAAGTACATGCCATCACCCAACCAGCTCAATGTCGCGCGCAGCGACGTGAAGATCTGCCGCGACCAACTGATCGCACCGTGCAGCGGCACCATCACGCGCGCCGGCTTCGACAACAACGTGGAAGTGGCGCTGCGCTACACCGCGTCGTGGCTGGACGGGCAGGGCTGCGTGCCCATCCATCATCTGATGGAAGACGCCGCCACCGCTGAAATCGCTCGCTCGCAAATCTGGCAGTGGCTGCACCGCGGCCCACTGGAATTCACCGATCACGCGCCCATCGACTTCGCCTTGTTCGATCACGCGCTCATCAAGCACACACATCGGTTGATCGAAAGCAGAGGCCCCTACGCGCATCGCGCCGAACAGGCCGCGGCGTTGCTCAAGCAACTCACGCACGCCGACGCACTCGGCGACTTCCTCACTCTGGCGGCCTACCAGCAGCTCTGA
- a CDS encoding YifB family Mg chelatase-like AAA ATPase, producing MSLAVTLSRAQEGVSAPQVMVEVHLSGGLPGTNIVGLPEAAVREARDRVRVAIQNTAFEYPNRKVTVNLAPAELPKDGGRFDLAIALGILAAGGQVPREKLDDCEFLGELALSGALRGVSGVLPALLRARARGRRVVVPRANAAEAALVSDAEVLVADTLADVCGWLRGAQDLAPPGEASGIFDGTIGPDLADVRGQLQARRALEIAATGGHHLLLLGPPGTGKTMLAERLPGILPPLSESEALETCAVLSVAGQAVDLNLWRRRPFRAPHHTSSAAALVGGGSLPRPGEISLAHNGVLFLDELPEFGRHVLDVLREPMESGHIVISRAARQSTFPAQFQLVAAMNPCPCGYAGDPRQRCQCTPDQIQRYRGRISGPLIDRIDLCIEVPRVPIGELGLSRGSTDEDSATVRARVVKARQHGLMRAGRANAEITTRELERDCALGQAERQWFEGALERLGLSARAYHRTLRVARTIADLDGGAALLDRTHLAEALMYRRF from the coding sequence ATGAGCCTTGCCGTCACCCTCAGTCGAGCCCAGGAAGGCGTCTCGGCACCCCAGGTTATGGTGGAAGTCCACCTGTCCGGCGGCCTGCCGGGCACCAATATCGTTGGATTGCCCGAAGCCGCCGTGCGCGAAGCACGCGACCGCGTCCGCGTGGCCATCCAGAACACGGCCTTCGAATATCCGAACCGCAAGGTCACGGTGAACCTCGCACCCGCGGAATTGCCCAAGGACGGTGGTCGTTTCGACCTTGCCATCGCGCTCGGCATCCTTGCTGCGGGCGGCCAAGTGCCGCGTGAAAAGCTCGACGATTGCGAATTTCTTGGCGAACTGGCCCTGTCCGGTGCTTTGCGTGGGGTATCGGGCGTGTTGCCGGCTCTGTTGCGTGCACGGGCGCGAGGTCGGCGCGTAGTAGTGCCACGCGCCAACGCAGCCGAGGCCGCGCTCGTCTCCGATGCGGAGGTGCTGGTCGCCGACACGCTGGCCGATGTGTGCGGGTGGCTGCGCGGCGCGCAGGATCTGGCGCCGCCGGGCGAGGCATCCGGCATCTTCGACGGAACCATCGGGCCTGACCTGGCAGACGTGCGCGGCCAGTTGCAAGCACGTCGCGCACTGGAAATCGCCGCTACGGGCGGTCACCACCTGCTGCTGCTCGGTCCGCCGGGTACGGGCAAGACCATGCTTGCCGAACGCTTGCCGGGCATCCTGCCACCGCTGAGCGAGTCAGAAGCACTGGAAACATGTGCTGTGCTCTCCGTGGCCGGGCAGGCCGTAGATCTGAATCTGTGGCGCCGCCGCCCTTTCCGGGCACCGCACCATACGAGTTCAGCCGCTGCCCTGGTGGGTGGCGGTTCGTTGCCGCGGCCAGGAGAGATCTCGCTGGCCCACAACGGCGTGTTGTTCCTCGACGAACTGCCGGAATTTGGCCGGCATGTGCTGGATGTGCTGCGCGAACCCATGGAGTCGGGCCACATCGTGATTTCGCGTGCGGCGCGCCAGTCGACCTTTCCGGCCCAGTTCCAACTAGTGGCCGCGATGAATCCGTGTCCTTGCGGTTACGCGGGCGATCCGCGCCAGCGCTGCCAGTGCACGCCCGATCAGATCCAGCGCTACCGGGGACGCATTTCCGGGCCGCTGATCGACCGCATCGACCTTTGCATCGAGGTGCCTAGGGTTCCGATAGGCGAACTCGGCCTGTCACGGGGATCGACTGACGAGGATTCGGCTACGGTCCGTGCCCGCGTGGTAAAGGCCCGCCAGCATGGACTGATGCGAGCCGGCCGAGCGAATGCCGAGATCACGACCCGCGAACTGGAGCGGGATTGCGCTCTGGGACAGGCAGAACGGCAGTGGTTTGAGGGCGCGCTGGAGCGCCTCGGTCTGTCAGCTCGCGCCTATCACCGCACCCTGCGGGTGGCCCGGACCATCGCCGACCTGGATGGCGGAGCCGCGCTGCTGGACCGAACTCATCTTGCGGAAGCCTTGATGTATCGCCGCTTCTGA
- a CDS encoding LysE family translocator — protein MSALGIQHFDAFLLACIVLNLTPGLDTFYILTRSGREGRGVGVAAALGINAGCIVHTLAAVLGISAILITSALAFSVLKYVGAAYLVWIGLRMLLTRGGARQATVTRGQGLAAAFRQGMLTNVLNPKVALFFLAFLPQFVSMQAAHPQLGLLVLGLSFIGTGTVWSMALALLGGHIHRLLTARPRVGQWMDRVCGTVLLGFGVKLALQRPS, from the coding sequence ATGAGCGCACTCGGCATCCAGCATTTCGACGCGTTTCTGCTCGCGTGTATCGTGCTGAACCTGACACCCGGGCTGGATACGTTTTACATCCTGACGCGCAGTGGGCGCGAAGGGCGTGGCGTGGGCGTGGCGGCAGCGCTGGGCATCAATGCCGGCTGCATCGTGCATACGCTGGCAGCGGTGCTCGGCATCTCGGCGATTTTGATAACCTCCGCCCTCGCCTTCAGCGTGCTCAAGTACGTGGGTGCGGCGTACCTTGTATGGATTGGCCTGCGCATGCTGTTGACGCGCGGCGGAGCACGTCAGGCAACAGTAACGCGCGGCCAAGGGCTGGCCGCTGCGTTCCGCCAAGGCATGTTGACCAATGTGCTCAATCCCAAGGTTGCGCTGTTCTTCCTGGCTTTTCTGCCGCAGTTCGTCTCCATGCAGGCCGCGCATCCGCAACTGGGGCTGCTCGTGCTTGGGCTGAGCTTCATTGGCACGGGAACGGTGTGGTCAATGGCGCTGGCGTTGCTCGGCGGACATATCCATCGCCTGCTGACCGCGCGCCCGCGCGTCGGCCAGTGGATGGACCGTGTCTGCGGCACGGTGTTGCTGGGCTTCGGCGTGAAGCTGGCGCTACAGCGCCCGTCCTGA
- a CDS encoding helix-turn-helix transcriptional regulator has translation MTTDSLTADRLIRIKEVIRQIGLSRSQIYKMQGEGTFPRSVNLATRSVAWSEREVQIWVAQRVSSRTVN, from the coding sequence ATGACTACTGACTCCCTCACTGCTGACCGACTGATCCGCATAAAAGAAGTAATTCGCCAGATCGGGCTATCTCGCTCCCAGATCTACAAGATGCAAGGCGAGGGGACCTTTCCTCGCTCCGTCAACCTAGCAACGCGTTCGGTCGCTTGGTCGGAGAGGGAGGTTCAGATTTGGGTGGCCCAACGAGTTAGCTCCAGAACCGTGAATTGA
- the arfB gene encoding alternative ribosome rescue aminoacyl-tRNA hydrolase ArfB has product MLTISRSIVLPETELTERFLRADGPGGQHVNRTESAVELRFDVAHSPSLPEPLRARLLARRDRRLTDDGVLVIQARRFRDQGRNREDARDRLVEIIRGALIVPKARIATKPTRGSKERRLAGKQQRGKIKQTRSRDWSRE; this is encoded by the coding sequence ATGCTCACGATCAGCCGATCCATCGTCCTGCCCGAGACCGAGCTGACTGAGCGTTTCCTTCGCGCAGACGGCCCCGGCGGACAACACGTCAACCGCACCGAAAGCGCCGTGGAGCTACGTTTCGACGTGGCGCACTCGCCCTCGTTGCCGGAACCGTTGCGCGCGCGCCTGCTGGCCCGCCGCGACCGTCGCCTGACCGACGACGGCGTGCTGGTGATCCAGGCACGCCGCTTCCGCGACCAGGGCCGCAACCGCGAAGACGCCCGCGACCGCCTGGTCGAGATCATCCGCGGCGCACTCATCGTGCCCAAGGCGCGCATCGCCACCAAACCCACCCGCGGCTCGAAGGAGCGGCGTCTCGCCGGCAAGCAGCAGCGCGGCAAAATCAAACAAACGCGGTCGCGTGACTGGAGTCGTGAATGA
- a CDS encoding pseudouridine synthase: protein MLEILYQDDAIIAVNKPAGLAVHRSKMVGNAEEFLIDLLREQVGGTTYLAHRLDRATSGVLLVARSSEIAAALGEQFMGRDVHKQYLAVVRGWPEPEEALIDYALPGSRDTGPRREASTTYRRLATVEVPIALGRYPQQRYAMVLAEPHTGRFRQIRKHMAHVHHPIIGDCQHGRGDHNRLYKQYFSCHRMLLHAWRLSFAHPVTRAPMRVEAPLDAAYQALLERFGWSLPVL from the coding sequence GTGCTAGAGATCCTCTACCAAGACGACGCCATCATCGCGGTGAACAAGCCCGCAGGCCTCGCCGTGCACCGCTCCAAGATGGTCGGCAACGCAGAGGAATTCCTCATAGACCTGCTGCGCGAGCAGGTCGGGGGCACCACGTATCTCGCACACCGTCTCGATCGCGCGACCAGCGGCGTGTTGCTGGTAGCACGCTCTTCCGAAATTGCCGCCGCGCTCGGCGAGCAATTCATGGGTCGCGATGTGCATAAGCAGTACCTGGCGGTGGTGCGCGGCTGGCCCGAGCCGGAAGAGGCGCTGATCGACTATGCCCTGCCCGGCTCCCGCGACACTGGGCCGCGTCGCGAGGCCAGCACGACCTATCGCCGCCTCGCCACCGTGGAAGTGCCGATCGCGCTCGGCCGCTACCCGCAGCAACGCTACGCGATGGTGCTGGCGGAGCCGCACACCGGCCGCTTCCGCCAGATCCGCAAGCACATGGCACACGTCCATCACCCGATCATCGGCGACTGCCAGCACGGGCGCGGTGACCATAACCGCCTGTACAAGCAGTACTTCAGCTGCCACCGCATGCTTCTGCACGCCTGGCGGCTGAGCTTTGCGCACCCGGTCACCCGCGCGCCGATGCGCGTGGAGGCGCCGCTCGACGCCGCTTACCAGGCATTGCTCGAACGCTTTGGCTGGTCGCTTCCGGTGCTGTGA
- a CDS encoding accessory factor UbiK family protein: protein MMDRQDIDQLAQRLVSLVPSGLAQAQQDLRTNFGDVLAQGLRRLDLVTREEFDVQTQLLARTRAKVEALEKRIADLEAGAGA, encoded by the coding sequence ATGATGGATAGGCAGGATATCGATCAACTTGCCCAGCGTCTTGTTTCGTTGGTTCCATCAGGATTGGCTCAGGCGCAACAGGATTTGCGCACCAACTTCGGCGATGTTCTGGCGCAGGGATTGCGCCGCCTTGATCTAGTCACCCGCGAGGAGTTTGACGTCCAGACCCAGCTGTTGGCACGCACCCGTGCCAAGGTCGAGGCTCTGGAGAAGCGAATCGCAGATCTAGAGGCTGGTGCTGGCGCCTGA